The segment CTGCTGAAGTGACTGGAAAAACTGATGATCTCGGTATTCCAGCGTTTCCAAGATCAATGCCTGTTTAGTTGGGAAATGCTTGTAGAGCGTCATCTTGGCCACGCCGGATTCTGCCAGTATTCGGTCGATACCAACGGCTAGAAAACCTTCCTTCATAAATAAACTAAGTGCAGTTTCTAGTAGCAACTGCTTTTTCTTACTAGCGGGCATCTTAAATACTTTCTAAAACTAGTATTGACAGTCTACTCTGGTTTGATAGAAAAATAGACAGATTAGTCTAGTTTCATCGCTAATAAATAAAAACAACTTAGGGAGAACACAACATGGAACAAAAACCACATTGGTTTTGGAAAATGGCAACGCCAGCCATTCCTAGCCAGAAAATTGTCAAAGCAGGACTTGGTGGGCTAATTGCCATCGGGATCATTGCTTTACTAGCAAGCCTTACTAATGAACCTTTAATTTTGGGCTCTTTTGGCGCAAGTTGTGTACTAGTTTTTGGTTATCCAGAAAGCCCATTTTCACGCGCAAGACAAGTAATTGGCGGCCATGTAATTGGCGCATTTAGTGGTTTACTTATCTTACATTTACTCGGACATTCGCCTTTTGCGTTTGCAATCGCCATGGGTTTAGCCATTGTGTTGATGATGATCACTAGGTCAGTGCATCCGCCTGCGGGTTCTAACCCTGTGATTGTGATGATGAGCCAACCAGGCTGGATGTTCTTAATTAAACCAGTGCTAATAGGCAGCATTTGCCTAGCTATTATTGGCTGGCTTTACCACCGTATTACATCCAAAGTTGCCCCTTAAAACCGCATATCCAGAGTAGGGCTTGTGCCCTACTCTTACGTAACGTTGAGTAATTCATCAAATTTGCAGTGCGCCTATACATGTGTAATATGCAGGTAAAGCATATAGAACAATATAAAAAATTCATCAGCGTGCTGACGTTGAAAATAACAACATTTTCAGCGTACAAAGCTAAATATGGATTGGCCCAAACGACGGTTTGAAGAAGAGAATTTCAATGCAAATTTTTCAGAAATGGTGCATTTCAATATTATCGCTAGTCTGCATAACTGCAATATCACTTAAAGTGCATGCAGAAAAAACTACCATACAGATCGGTGTGCAACAAAACATGCGTGCGACGCTAGTGACGCCTGATGGTGGAGGTACGTATCCAGGTATTTTATTACTCCATACCAGCAGTGGTTTTGAGCAAGCTGATATAACCTATGCAGAGAAATTGGCTCAAGCAGGCTATGTCGTTTTAGTTCCTGAATTTTTATCAGCCTATGGAATAACCGCTAAAACACGCCAGATTACTTTTACGAGCAAAGCAGAACCAATTTACAATGATTTCGTTGCAGCACTAGATACCTTGTCACACCTACCCAAGGTTGCTGGACACAAAATTGGGGCGATTGGTTTTTCTAACGGTGGCTATTTCTCCATGTGGCTAGCGGCCACTAATAAGGTACAAGCTGGCATCAGTTATTACGGCGCGCTTTCTGGTGCGGGATCCGACAAATCGCTAGAACGTTTTAGCGCTACATTTAACTCAACTAGTGCACCAGTCTTGATTTTACATGGTACGAATGACGCTACCGTCCCTGTTTCTGCTGCGAAACGACTAGACAGTATTGTGGCTAGCAGCAATACCAAGCATGAAACCCATTTCTATGAAGGTGCAGATCACCGTTTCGAAAGAGATGATAGTGATGCAAATAACGCTGCAGCGAAGGATGCTTGGATACATACACTTTCATTTTTTAGACAATATTTGAACTAAGATAAAGCCGCCCTATCCCACTTTTCCTCAGGCTCCCGTAACGCCTCTACCAAATACCTCACCATCGAGGAAATCTTGGCGGAGAAGGCAGATTGCTGGTAGAAAACTGCGTGAACGGGTCTGGAGGTCGGTTCAATTTCAGTGGCAAGCACCTCAACCAGTCGGCCTGCTTCCACATCTTTTGAGGTCATAAAGGTTGAAAGACAAGCAATTCCTAATCCATTGATGGCTAGTTGTCGTAGTGTTTCTCCGCTAGCCGCTGTCATAGTCGGTTCGATTCTTAATAGTTTTCCATCTGGCAGTCGTGCCGGCCAAACATTCAGAGATTCTGGCTGAAGGAAGCCAAGTAATTTGTGGTGTAGGAGATCTTTTGCTTCTTTTGGCATCCCTGCCCGCTTTAAATATTCTGGGCTGGCTAGCAAGCGGATATTGGTACGGCCAAGAAAACGGCTATGTAGGGTAGAGTCTTCCAATTCGCCAATACGAATCGCCATGTCTACTCGTCGCTCAAGTAAATCGATAAAACCTTCGTTACTGGTGATCGCTAGTTTTACTTCTGGGTAAAGCGCATGAAAGCCGGGTAACAAAGGGGCTAGCACATGCAGAACAAATGGTGTGGCGGCATCTATTCGCAACAATCCAGAAAGCCGGCCTTTACGTTCCATGAGGCCATCTTCTGCTAATTGCACTGCATCCATGATGTTTCTGGCATCCCGGGCAAAACGTGCGCCCTCTTCCGTTAGGTCTAGCCTTCTAGTTGTTCTGCGTAGCAGTGTGGTTTCTAGCTTTTCTTCTAGGCGTGCTAGTAAACGGCTTGTCGTCGAAACCGGCAGGCCTAAATGATCTGCCGCCGCAGTAAACGAACCGGTATCAACAACCGCTAAATAAACGGTGATTTCTTCTAGCGTAGCTTTCATATTCTCATTAATAGCAACAGTGTTTTGCTAATTATGATCTTTTTTGGAAAAGTAAACCATAAGAAAATTAGCGCACTAAATTTTTATTAATAAAGCGCCTTATGCACGCCAACGTATCCGAATCTACCCAGCTTCCACATACAGAAGTCCCTTGTAACACCACACTTGCACTCCTTGCGCTTGCGGTTGGCTCATTCGGGATTGGCACCACAGAGTTTGGGCCGATGGGCATGTTGCAAAATATTGCCGAAGGGGTGAACGTTTCTATTCCTTCTGCTGGGTTGTTGATTTCCGCTTACGCGATTGGGGTGATGCTAGGCGCACCCTTTATGACCTTATTTTTGTCAAAGTGGCCGCGTCGTAAAGCGCTGATGACCTTAATGGCCATCTTCACCCTTGGCAACCTGCTATCGGCCATTTCACCTAACTACGCCAGCCTCATGGCCGCCCG is part of the Leeia speluncae genome and harbors:
- a CDS encoding HPP family protein, with the translated sequence MEQKPHWFWKMATPAIPSQKIVKAGLGGLIAIGIIALLASLTNEPLILGSFGASCVLVFGYPESPFSRARQVIGGHVIGAFSGLLILHLLGHSPFAFAIAMGLAIVLMMITRSVHPPAGSNPVIVMMSQPGWMFLIKPVLIGSICLAIIGWLYHRITSKVAP
- a CDS encoding dienelactone hydrolase family protein, with product MRATLVTPDGGGTYPGILLLHTSSGFEQADITYAEKLAQAGYVVLVPEFLSAYGITAKTRQITFTSKAEPIYNDFVAALDTLSHLPKVAGHKIGAIGFSNGGYFSMWLAATNKVQAGISYYGALSGAGSDKSLERFSATFNSTSAPVLILHGTNDATVPVSAAKRLDSIVASSNTKHETHFYEGADHRFERDDSDANNAAAKDAWIHTLSFFRQYLN
- a CDS encoding LysR family transcriptional regulator — encoded protein: MKATLEEITVYLAVVDTGSFTAAADHLGLPVSTTSRLLARLEEKLETTLLRRTTRRLDLTEEGARFARDARNIMDAVQLAEDGLMERKGRLSGLLRIDAATPFVLHVLAPLLPGFHALYPEVKLAITSNEGFIDLLERRVDMAIRIGELEDSTLHSRFLGRTNIRLLASPEYLKRAGMPKEAKDLLHHKLLGFLQPESLNVWPARLPDGKLLRIEPTMTAASGETLRQLAINGLGIACLSTFMTSKDVEAGRLVEVLATEIEPTSRPVHAVFYQQSAFSAKISSMVRYLVEALREPEEKWDRAALS